TGGGATCTTCTGCACTAAAAAACCTAACCCCTGGAATGGTCTCCGTTGAATGTCTGATAACTTCCCCCACACTGTCTTGTAAGTTTTAGAGTTTAAAAGCTTACATtgtattttgtaacattttggttggcccagtaaagattttattttcttgaacTATTGATTCATGCAGAAAAATTGCCATACATTTCAATTTGTTTGATTCTTGttctattttctcctttttaaagatGGCAGTGGCGGCAACGAATCCGTTTATATCTTGAAGGGACTGGCATTAACCCTGTCCCTGTTGACTTGCATGAACAGCAGTTGAGTCAAGAACAGCACAGCAGGGCCCATGTTAATGGAAGATTTCAGGATCAAAGTGAGTATAGTTTCAATCCTAAAATATAACCCACACACTGGTGTGCAATGATCTTTTATTCAGTCTTGAGATGTGATGTTAATGCTAATCTCAAATATGTAAGAGAAACATGTTCAGAATAGAAGGTAACTTGTCGATTAAATGCAAGGCCCTCTTCAATAAATGAATAGCCAGACTTTTGTACAATGAGTTCTTTCACATCAAGTGTGTACATCAAGAACCTATTTATTTTGCTCCTGGTTGTCTTCCATATCTGTGTATATTCACACACACCTCTATAATAATCTTACCATTTTGCTTTCTGGTGATGCTTACCCTGTTAGCCTGTCAGCACTGATTTGCCTATATTTGCAGGGTCTCAGATATCTGAACCACACCTCTTGCCAGTGAGATCATTAAATGAAGTGTTTATTGGAGAATCTCTCTCATCCAGGTATGCTAGAATCATAAGCATTTTAGTTTGAGACTGCTTGTAAACTTCAATATCATTTTTTCCCTTCTGTGTGTAATAATGTATGCAAATATATTCAGACTTAATTACTGGATCCAAATTATACATTTCTGCAATTTCCCAAATCTGTGAGAAAACAGCATAGTTCTACATATATATTTTCCTATCATGTTTCAAGAGGTCTTATTTGGACACACACATTTGACTTTGGATTCTTTTCCTGCATGTTGTGTATCATCTTGCATATCAAGCATATGTTATTGAAGTTCTGGTCTTCATTGTTTATCACTGACTTCAACCATTTTTCATAACTGGCTCAAACTGTAAAACAACCTGAGGGGTTATCTAATAGTACACTAActatttatcacacacacacccatttccaCAGTGTCTGACAAGACCTCTCTGCATGTTACTGTCTAAAACACATAACACTTTGTACGTAATTAGTAAAAATGGGGAAATGATTTTTAATCATAGTGTTCAAAACTGTGACCTATTTCTCTTAATTGCTGACACTTTTTCATCTTTCAGTTCTTCCTTGCGTCATGCTTCCTAACACAGTATGTTTTATGTAGGAAAGGAGAATTGAAgcttgctgctcccccccccccccaaaaaaaaaaaaatcaagcagaAAGGCATGGAAGATTGTGGAGATAATTCCTTTTCCCTTGCTGGAAGGGATTAAGCATGGGAGCAATACTACCAGTTCCATCAAATAATGGGGATTATTGAAGAGTTTCGATTGAGCAGGCCCATAAGTGTTTTGTGAGTGGAGAATTTGAAGTGTTTGGAGATGATTGAATGATGACTGTGGAATGGGATTGCTTGGTGGATGAAAAGGTGAATGTTAGGCATGGTagacattttatattttatgggGTGTAAATTTGGGAAGTGTAGTAGGGAAGTGTGGTAGAAATACCTATTTAGATGCCAAGTTGAGTATTAGGTTGTTGGTAGCCAGTTTGATGCTCTTCAGattctgttggactacagctcccctcaTCTCTGACCAtaagccatgcttgctggggctgctgggagtcatTGCCTAACAATATGTGGAACGCATCGTGTTGGCTAGCCTTGGTTTAAGTAAAATGAATAGTTTGGAAAAGCGAAACTGGGGGTGGAGAACCCGTGCTCCACCAGAGGTTTCTGGATTCTAGCTCCCATCCGCTCCGGCCATCATAGTTAGTGGACaaaactgatgggagctgtagccgaGCAGTATTTGGAGGTCCAGAGGTATACAAGTTGCAGCCACAAATTCTATTACTTGCAGTTCAGTCTTacaattccttttttatttcaatggcACATACATATGGGAAGAAATTACTAAAGCTGTGTGCACTAATGCTGCAGTGTGGGAAATACTTATACCCTGTCCTATTAACCACAGATGAACCCACAAAATTAAGGTAGAAAATTCTAAAAGGCTTTCAAAATGGCTTGCTATCTTACTAACAATTTGCTGTATTTTTGAAAATTGATGAAAACTTACCAATCAAAAATCAACCTTGTTGCTTCATTAAAGAACTGCTGTACTAAATTTAATGTGAAATTTTCAGCCATGTTTGAAATTGCCCTTTTAGATTGGTACGTGCCTGATGTGGGGCTGTGTTCTGTCTTATTCAGGGTGAACTATAAGTCCTGCAAACCCAGTTTTAAATTCTCCCTTCATAGGGCCTCTTACTATGAAATATCAGTTGATGGTGGTCCATGGGAGAAACAAAAGAGCTCAGGTCTCAACATATGCACTGGAACAGGATCAAAAGCCTGGTAAGTTTGGTGTAGCCTTAAAATGTTAGTTCTTTGGCTTTTCCAATAGGAGTAATGAGTAAACACATTTTCATAGAAGATAGAACATGTTGTACCACCTTGAAGAAATTGAGAAATAGCTCATGTAATGATCAAGTCCACTTGAGTTCTATcaagctgcaattctataccaACTTGCCTGGAAATTAGATCCATTAAATCCAATGAATCTTAATTTTGAGTTGGCATGTATTGTGTTGAGTTGTTTGGCTTCTTGGTGCCaagcaggttttttttctttgcaaaggATGAAACTTCCCCATTCTAAATTGTGGCTTCTTTTGAAATTCCAGCTTCCAAAGCACTTTGTTAATGCAGGACTGGTTTCCCTACTGTTGTTAGGGAAACAGAAAATGGGGTGGtggtaattttaaaaatgggtATGCAAAGTTGTGTGATTCTTTAAATTGTGGTTTTAATCTCTAAATTCTGTAACAACGTCTGAGTGTGCTAGATGTGTAGACAAATAACCAATTTGAATGCCAATACATGGTACACTTCTGGGACTGTAGCTCTTCAAAATTCAGATGAGGATGCTTGAATGCTCCCCATGTAACACAAACTCCTCAAACATGGATAGTAGGCCCATTAtggaaagatatacagtggtgcatcgcaagacgaaattaatccgttccacgagtctcttcgtcttgcgggtttttcgtcttgcgaagcacggctattagcggctttaagaaaaaggaaacaaactcgcaagaactggcaagacgtttcgtcttgcgaagcaagcccatagggaaattcgtcttgcggaatgactcaaaaaacgaaaaaccctttcgtctagcgagtttttcgtcttgcgaggcattcgtcttgcggggcaccactgcagCTGCTCAGTCTTCACACTGCTGGGTGTAACTTGACTGAAAATTGTACTGCctctgatctttggatgaaagcagtatagaaatttactactactacttctactgctactattgataataataatcagcCCTTTTGGAAAGGATTattctattgttttgttttatgagcATGTATGTGTTTTGTAAGGTTAGTGAGTTTGATGACTCTAGttgaaaagtggaatataaactgaataataaaaatacagcatttaATATGAtaatgaaataaaggaaaaattcctGTTGGGTTGAAACTTTCTAGTGTTTAGGAGATTTCAAGTCAGAAGTTGTAGTAAGGGGTTGAAAGGAAATGTTAGTGTTGCTTCCAGTTGACATAAAATCTATTCCATTGAGGTTATGCAAGTATTTTTTTCCCTCCTGCTTTTCAGCTAGAAATTGGCTCCCAGTTTTTAAAATCCTCTACATTTAAGACAGTAGAGAATGCTAGAGAAAGATTTGGGAAGTCTCCCAGCTGGAGCTAGTCCAGGTCCTTAAGAAGTACCTTCTTCCACATAAATACTTCCTGTATCTGAATATTCTATTCAGAAGCCCTGCTCCATGTGTCCCTGCCAAGTGAAAGGAAGCAGGTGGCAACTGGGGAGAAGATCTTCTCCATGGTAGCATCCTAGCTACATTATAGCCTCCAAGAGGGGTCACCTGGCACTTTATCTGTGATCTTTTCAGTGTCAGATGAAGGGCTTTTAAAACAACTTTTAATCTGAGCTgctaatgattttatttatttatttatttaacaacaacaacaatctttattacagtccagagacccaacaaaacattacaaatcaatacacagttcattattatttatttttgctgctgcaaagcTTTTCGGACAGTGAAATTCAGtttttgttgcattttaaatgtatCCTAATATTATTCAGTAAGCTACCCAAAGAACATTTGTTGGTGGGCAGCCGTATAAAAATACTGTATAATAAAAtccttgtttttatttctgtttgtagGTCTTTTAATATCAACAAGGTAGCAAATCAGGCTGTGGAAGAAATCCTTAAAATTGGTGAGTTACCAGCACCATAACTATTGACCAGCAAATGCAAAAGATAATTGTATCTAATAGAAGAATTGTGTCtaattcttcctttttttcaaCAGCTAAAAGTTATGAGAGCTTAAGGCTCCCATTGAACAAGGAACTTGTACAGAAAGGTATATTTGACTTTATCATAATTTCTGAGCTTATGGGCAATATGTTTCCTTTTAACTTTTGCACAGGACTTTGTTTTTCAGAATTGTAGAAATGGacattattttatgtatttagctTTCACATCTAATGTTACTCAGTTCTTCGACAGGACAGGCTAACAGTTTTTTAAATCCTCATAATTAGAGTGAAAATAGAAGGTGCAGGCAGATATATTTTCACAAATCTTTCAGAATAGGAGTGTAAGccatttgttatttaaaaaacaaaagtctAGCCATTAAAAGCTCAGCTGATTTGAGAACTTACTATTTATTgcttcacacatgtgcagaagctgaTTATCTAATTTGTGTGCTTTCAGTAACAAATGGATATAATGAATCACTACTGTATAGTCCAGAGGAACCCAAGATGTTTTTTAGTATACGAGAACCTATTTCAAACCGTGTTTTTTCAAGTAGTCGACAACGGGGTTTTGCTTCAAAGTAAGTATTGACTGCAGGCGTTTCGTTTAAATTCAAGATTGTGACAAAATATGTAACTGCAAGTTTTTCAGAGAATAGGAATCCTACTTTCAATCCTGTGATTGAAATGGATTTTTGATTTCATTTTACCATATCATAATCATGGTTCCCAGTTTGACTGAAGCTGCTATCCAGTAAGCATCAAGGGGGACCCATTGCATCTTTGGAATCGTGAGGAATAAATACtgttttaaaagttaaaagttaAATCTGGAGTTTCCTTAATTCATAGGTCCTTAACTCATAGATTCCTTAACTCAAAGATCCATGGATCTCTCCTTCCTAATGGTGTTGGCCAGATCTTGTCTTGCTGCATCTATGGAGAAGGCCATTTTAGAATGGGTAGCTCTGCCTAGCAAGTCTAAAGGCAGGGCTGTTAACATTAGCCTTATCCTATAATcttgcttcccccccaaaaaatatttttgccaGTATTATCTTTCCTTCATTTTAGCTTAGCTATAGAGAAGCAGAAAATATCTTCCTGGTTTTTCTGATGAATAAGTTTTTATACGAGAAGTgcaaaaaaagtttaaagataaATTATCAGGAACAAATGCACGTTTGTGGAATATGATTCTGTCATAGTATCTGTAGTTTGCTGTTGGCTAAACTGGGCAGCTGAGTAGGTGTCATTTGACAGATGAGATCTTAAAACTAGCATACCAGTAAAtggattttcatttttaattggttAAGTAGGTATGACCTGATTTTACTTCCAATAGTGTAGAGATTAATAGTGATAAAATTACACAAGCATGACTTTTGTAAATAGTGTATTCCCATTGTAAATGAAACTGTTCGCTTGATTTGTAGGTCTGTAGtagtgttctttaaatgtattttcagaGTTTGCATTCGCTCTCGTTGCTGGGATGCCTGTATGGTTGTAGATGGAGGAACTTCATTTGAATTTAATGATGGAGCAATAGCGTCAATATTGATCAATACAGAAGATGCACTGTGTACTGTTTTGCTAGACGAATGAAGAAAAAGTTTGAACTACTCACAATTCAAAGAAGGGATGCTGCCTCATTTCAGATGTGAAACTTGCTCTTTCATCTAGGCAGACATTGGGAAGCAACAATTGAAACGGCTTTTCATTCCTTTTGGATGAGTAATTCTTGGAAAACCAGTGTTTGTGAAGCCAGCAAAATCGCGACGCTTCAAAATCTTAATGAATCTGGCAGGATACTTTAAAACCTAAGACAGGGCTTGGAACAAATTGGTGTTAATAAACTGTACAGTTCTGTAGTAGCTATCTAGTACTGATTCTGCAAAATGccttgattcccccctcccccatatgcATTTCATTGGTTTCTAAAAGCAAATTATGTTAAAAGTAATTAAGCAAAAACGTTAGGTCAGTGTTTGAATTTAGCTACCCAAAAGTAACCCTTTTATATACACCCAAGAATTTTACTTTTCTGATTGGTCATGTTTGATTGTAATGGTTTTCATTGCTTTAGTTTTTCTACAGTTCAGTACCATAAACCCAGCATCTTGTGTCTAAGCTCCCCAAACTCACCAGTTTGATGCTGTGCCTATTTTCTGCATGAGGAACctatggctttccagatgttgctggactgcaacttccatcagccctggctgggaccagcaacatctggagggctacaggttgtcCACCTGTTCAATAGCAAGAATAAAACTCACTTGAGATTATCCCCACTACCTGTTGAAAATCTGGCTTGCCAACAGTTTCAGCTGTGTTTTGAAAAATGTGTTATGGTAGATTTGTGATAAATTTCCCACCAGAAAGCATATGGTAATGATTTTTGGCACTCGGTCTTGAACTTCCATTTATTTAATATGGCACTGTCAGGGTTCCTGATTGGGCCTCTAAGGTATGACCCAGGAGTAGACCGGAAGGGAGAAGTTCCTGTGGTCCATGCTGAAGCCCCGTTTTTGCTGGGGGAAGAGTGTGAGCAATGGCATAGCCAAGTGATGAGGCAAATTACAAAGCCAAGTCATGTCAGAAGGATGCTTTTTTGCCATCCCTTCCCGCACAAATAAGTCCCCTGCTTACCAAGGCTAATTAGTGAAAATACATaccattcctttttaaaatgcaggtgtTTGTAAGACACTGAATGCTTTATGAAATGGGTACAACAGGGGGGGCCTCCACTTGTGCAGGGAGGAAATACTTGGACGTTTTGAAAAGTACTCATTTTTCAATGCAGCCTGTATTCAGTGTTTTTTAAAGGTACATGATTGTGACCAATTTGAGCCGATTTCACATTACTGGAACTCATGTTCTTTTGCTATGTAGATAAGGCATTACAAACCATAGAACTGTGACTTAGAGCTGACTACTCACCATTGTTTCTTTGAACTAGCCATATGATTATCTGCAAACACGGCATTCAGTAGTGTATTCTGTAGTTTATTGGTTGACGCTACTAAACCCATGCACAGTGCAGTGTTTTGAGAATACTGCCCAATGCATTCACTGTTTACATTTTAAATAGTGGTAATGAACCCTCGGTGTGAGTCAGGTAAGTGATGAGGCCTGTTTAAAGTACACAATAAGAAGTTCAAATAACCTTATGTCTTCAGAACACAACACCAAAAGTTAAAGTTCAGAAGCAGTTCTGAAAAGGTGTAAGTTTATTTTACAAGGCCaccttttaagaaaagaaaaagtgaagcCATTATACTAGCTCCTTAAACTACACTGTGAAGAACTTAATGGAATCTTAAAAGCTCCCACTTAAAATATGTATTGTACAAAATTTCCCATCAGTCAAAGTATCCAGTGATCTGTATTGGTACGGCTGGGGCTTTATAGGTTGTTTGGAAATGTAGTGggtccactgaattcagtggaacttgcttccaagtaaatcaATTTAAGATGAGGAATAGTAACCACAGAATGTGAAAAGGTGCTGTAATAATTTGAAATGGAGAAAGCTGTGAAATTCGTCCACCAAGATTGCAACTGTTTTATGAACTTCTCAATCTAAGTTTTAAAAATGACTCAACTTGGAGCATGATCAACCCACACCATGGGGCTAATGCCTGTACTTTAAAAATTCTGATAAGCCTCACCAGAGCCTTCCCCTACATATGCACATACCCCATGTTTCCCGAGTTCTGTCCCACTGCCAATACACATAAAGTGAAGGGATAAGGAAACAGGGCTGTGTGGGGATTCTGTACCCATGAGGCAAATAGATCATGGCTCTCAAAATAAAATACTCTACTGTGCCAACGTGATGAAGTCTTTAAAGTGTTTTATATAAAGACAAGTACTTAGGCAAGCTTACAAAGTTGTAAGCAAGGGCAATTGCTTTCTCAAACCTATTAGCCAAAAACAATAGTTTAAATGTAATGCAGGCCTTCAAACGGAAAAAGGATCAAACGATAGCTGTCCTTCGGGGTGATCTGAAATGTGAATTTGCACAGATGACAAAATAAAATACTATACTATTATTG
This genomic stretch from Podarcis muralis chromosome 11, rPodMur119.hap1.1, whole genome shotgun sequence harbors:
- the NADK2 gene encoding NAD kinase 2, mitochondrial isoform X4, producing the protein MLLAASKVLDRLKPVIGINTDPDRSEGHLCLPVRYTHSFPDALQKLYRGEFRWQWRQRIRLYLEGTGINPVPVDLHEQQLSQEQHSRAHVNGRFQDQRSQISEPHLLPVRSLNEVFIGESLSSRVNYKSCKPSFKFSLHRASYYEISVDGGPWEKQKSSGLNICTGTGSKAWSFNINKVANQAVEEILKIAKSYESLRLPLNKELVQKVTNGYNESLLYSPEEPKMFFSIREPISNRVFSSSRQRGFASKVCIRSRCWDACMVVDGGTSFEFNDGAIASILINTEDALCTVLLDE